One stretch of Amycolatopsis tolypomycina DNA includes these proteins:
- a CDS encoding PadR family transcriptional regulator — protein sequence MSLRHAVLAALLSGEYSGYELAKAFDVGVANFWYARPQQLYLELSKLEKDGLISGREVVQRSRPNKRLFMVTEAGLAELAHFAAAVSKPSFIRDELLVKVQAVDHVDAAPVIAQLDHRAAAAAAKVEILDKILRRYRGDLDEETYLRHGSPIGPYLTCLRGRRFEQEHHDWCVRAAALLRDRAAGPGAAVSRRS from the coding sequence GTGAGTCTGCGGCATGCTGTGCTCGCGGCGTTGCTGTCCGGCGAGTACAGCGGCTACGAGCTGGCCAAGGCGTTCGACGTGGGGGTGGCCAACTTCTGGTACGCCCGGCCGCAACAGCTCTACCTGGAGCTGTCCAAGCTCGAGAAGGACGGGTTGATCAGCGGCCGGGAGGTGGTCCAGCGAAGCCGTCCCAACAAGCGGCTGTTCATGGTCACCGAAGCCGGCCTCGCCGAACTGGCGCACTTCGCCGCCGCGGTGAGCAAGCCGTCGTTCATCCGCGACGAGCTGCTGGTCAAGGTCCAGGCCGTCGACCACGTCGACGCGGCACCGGTGATCGCCCAGCTGGATCACCGTGCCGCGGCCGCCGCGGCCAAGGTGGAGATCCTCGACAAGATCCTGCGGCGTTACCGCGGGGATCTCGACGAGGAGACCTACCTGCGTCACGGATCTCCGATCGGGCCCTACCTGACGTGCCTGCGCGGCCGGCGGTTCGAGCAGGAACACCACGACTGGTGTGTGCGGGCCGCCGCACTCCTGCGTGACCGGGCGGCGGGGCCGGGGGCCGCTGTCAGCCGGCGGTCTTGA
- a CDS encoding PaaX family transcriptional regulator, with protein sequence MTDPLPRSQQGAEPQLLLTSLLGDFWYWRDEHIPSAALVQLLGEFDISPASARAAIRRLAARGLLTVSRSGRTTAYGIPARTSEVIIERTHRMLTFGTTPPDWDGQWTVVTFSVPEQDRGLRTALRSRLRVLRFAALYDGVWVSPHDLAEAALAALRELGLRSATVFRATELPGSAPAATAFDLEPLAREYEQFVTRYEQVLSGLEAGLISPAQALRTRTELRVDWRRFPETDPDLPAELLPAGWARDRAQKVFLQIYDRLGPLAEQRFRQVLADTDPALAELSSHHDSVEVAALFAELGDRHPAGDTPFEQAAEARRLDDARKR encoded by the coding sequence ATGACGGACCCGCTGCCCCGCTCCCAGCAGGGAGCCGAACCCCAGCTGCTCCTGACGTCCCTGCTCGGCGACTTCTGGTACTGGCGTGACGAGCACATCCCGTCGGCCGCGCTGGTGCAGTTGCTCGGCGAGTTCGACATCAGCCCGGCGAGCGCCCGTGCGGCGATCCGCCGGCTCGCCGCCCGCGGCCTGCTCACGGTGTCGCGCAGCGGCCGGACGACGGCGTACGGCATCCCGGCCCGCACGTCGGAGGTGATCATCGAGCGCACCCACCGGATGCTGACCTTCGGCACGACCCCGCCGGACTGGGACGGGCAGTGGACCGTGGTCACGTTCTCGGTGCCGGAACAGGACCGCGGCCTGCGCACGGCGCTGCGGTCGCGGCTGCGGGTCCTGCGCTTCGCCGCGCTCTACGACGGGGTCTGGGTCAGCCCGCACGACCTCGCCGAAGCCGCCCTGGCGGCACTGCGCGAACTCGGGCTGCGCAGCGCGACGGTCTTCCGCGCGACCGAGCTCCCCGGTTCGGCCCCGGCGGCCACGGCTTTCGACCTCGAACCCCTCGCCCGCGAGTACGAGCAGTTCGTCACCCGCTACGAACAGGTGCTCTCCGGCCTGGAGGCCGGTCTCATCAGCCCGGCGCAGGCGCTGCGGACCCGCACCGAGCTGCGGGTGGACTGGCGCCGCTTCCCGGAGACGGACCCCGACCTCCCCGCCGAGCTGCTCCCGGCCGGCTGGGCGCGCGACCGGGCCCAGAAGGTGTTCCTGCAGATCTACGACCGGCTCGGCCCGCTCGCCGAACAGCGGTTCCGCCAGGTACTGGCGGACACCGACCCGGCACTGGCGGAGCTGTCGTCACACCACGACTCGGTGGAGGTGGCGGCACTGTTCGCCGAGCTCGGCGACCGCCACCCGGCGGGCGACACGCCGTTCGAGCAGGCCGCCGAGGCCCGCCGCCTGGACGACGCGCGCAAGCGGTAG
- a CDS encoding transporter substrate-binding domain-containing protein, with the protein MGPSLRQWRRSTLAAAVAGLALAGCTVDDGAASAPGAAALTAVPALHDQLPQAVKDAGVLRFAGDSHPPYRTVGPDGKTVTGIDHDFQQALGQLLGVRTETAIVSGLPAALQGMLSGRYDAFNGPVKATAEREKQFDTVTWMTTRTSYVVPADSAAGIKQAADLCGKRVAVVAASVVEDQLAKLSAFCEREHRPAVQVVGLDDTNATLLAAKSGRAEAAGMTQAAAIDVTTQQKGQYEYVTQTEEQGATKDNLALYTPKSLKLGPVLQKAFEELFRNGTYTRIMHQWGLDEVTVPQPLFDVASAK; encoded by the coding sequence ATGGGTCCCTCACTTCGTCAATGGCGTCGAAGCACGCTCGCCGCGGCCGTCGCCGGCCTGGCCCTGGCCGGCTGCACCGTCGACGACGGCGCGGCCTCCGCGCCCGGCGCCGCGGCCCTCACGGCCGTCCCGGCGCTGCACGACCAGCTGCCGCAGGCGGTCAAGGACGCCGGCGTCCTCCGCTTCGCCGGCGACTCGCACCCGCCGTACCGCACGGTCGGCCCGGACGGCAAGACGGTCACCGGCATCGACCACGACTTCCAGCAGGCACTCGGCCAGCTCCTGGGCGTCCGTACGGAAACCGCGATCGTCAGCGGTCTCCCGGCCGCGCTGCAGGGCATGCTGAGCGGCCGGTACGACGCGTTCAACGGCCCGGTGAAGGCCACCGCCGAACGCGAGAAGCAGTTCGACACCGTCACCTGGATGACCACGCGCACCTCCTACGTGGTCCCCGCGGACTCCGCCGCCGGCATCAAGCAGGCCGCCGACCTGTGCGGCAAGCGCGTCGCGGTGGTCGCGGCGAGCGTGGTGGAAGACCAGCTGGCCAAGCTGTCCGCCTTCTGTGAGCGTGAACATCGCCCGGCCGTGCAGGTCGTCGGCCTCGACGACACGAACGCGACGCTGCTGGCCGCGAAGTCCGGCCGCGCCGAAGCCGCCGGGATGACCCAGGCCGCCGCGATCGACGTGACCACCCAGCAGAAGGGCCAGTACGAGTACGTCACGCAGACCGAGGAGCAGGGCGCCACGAAGGACAACCTGGCGCTCTACACGCCGAAGTCCCTGAAGCTCGGCCCGGTGCTGCAGAAGGCCTTCGAGGAACTGTTCCGCAACGGCACCTACACCCGGATCATGCACCAGTGGGGCCTGGACGAGGTCACGGTCCCGCAGCCGCTGTTCGACGTGGCGTCCGCGAAATGA
- a CDS encoding amino acid ABC transporter permease — translation MTAMSTVEESTTAPDDVAASRTRFRPLRWLFVLALALLGAQLVVFLVGNSRFQWDVVAKYLFEKSVMAGLGTTVLLAVAAMVLGSLAGGVVAAMQLSGFGPARWVATLWVGLFRGIPPLVQLIFWFNLAYLLPKLSLGIPFGPVFGTWDANSVITPLTAAVIGLSLVESAYLAEIFRAGVSSVDPGQRDAARAMGYPPGQTLVRIVLPQAMRVIIPPAGSQFINVLKGTALVSVIAMADLLHSVQVIYNRTYEIVPMLLVACFWYLVVVTLLTAGQRRLERRFSRGHRSVR, via the coding sequence ATGACCGCCATGTCCACTGTGGAGGAATCGACCACGGCGCCCGACGACGTCGCCGCGTCGCGGACCCGCTTCCGGCCGCTGCGCTGGCTGTTCGTGCTCGCCCTGGCCCTGCTGGGCGCCCAGCTGGTCGTGTTCCTCGTCGGCAACTCCCGCTTCCAGTGGGACGTCGTGGCGAAGTACCTGTTCGAGAAGAGCGTCATGGCGGGCCTGGGCACGACCGTGCTGCTCGCGGTCGCGGCGATGGTCCTCGGTTCGCTGGCCGGCGGGGTGGTCGCGGCCATGCAGCTGAGCGGCTTCGGCCCGGCCCGGTGGGTGGCGACGCTGTGGGTGGGCCTGTTCCGCGGCATCCCGCCGCTGGTGCAGCTGATCTTCTGGTTCAACCTCGCCTACCTGCTCCCGAAGCTGTCCCTCGGCATCCCCTTCGGGCCGGTCTTCGGGACGTGGGACGCCAACAGCGTCATCACCCCGCTGACCGCCGCGGTGATCGGCCTGTCGCTGGTCGAGTCGGCGTACCTGGCGGAGATCTTCCGGGCCGGGGTGTCCTCGGTCGACCCCGGCCAGCGTGACGCGGCCCGCGCGATGGGCTACCCGCCGGGGCAGACGCTGGTCCGGATCGTGCTGCCGCAGGCCATGCGGGTGATCATCCCGCCCGCGGGCAGCCAGTTCATCAACGTCCTCAAGGGAACGGCGCTCGTGTCGGTCATCGCCATGGCGGACCTGCTGCACTCGGTGCAGGTGATCTACAACCGCACCTACGAGATCGTCCCGATGCTGCTGGTCGCCTGCTTCTGGTACCTGGTCGTGGTCACCCTCCTGACCGCCGGGCAGCGTCGCCTGGAACGCCGGTTCTCGCGCGGCCACCGGAGTGTCCGGTGA
- a CDS encoding SGNH/GDSL hydrolase family protein, whose product MTGSGKYLRYVALGDSQTEGVGDGDDIVGLRGWADRLAERLTVDNPELQYANLAVRGRRADEVRAGQLGPALALRPDLATVVAGVNDLLRLRVETATVAAHLDAMFAALTGAGARVATVTFPDLTRIIPLARPVRSRILDINDRIRVAADRRGVAVAEIALHPSVADRRFWSEDRLHCSPLGHQLIADAVAHALQVPGSDDSWNEPAPPLPVPPSTRWRATAELRWAATFLGPWLGRRLRGQSSGDQRTAKHPQLHRIEDRRA is encoded by the coding sequence GTGACAGGCAGCGGCAAGTACCTGCGCTACGTCGCCTTGGGTGACAGCCAGACCGAAGGCGTCGGTGACGGTGACGACATCGTGGGCCTCCGGGGCTGGGCCGACCGGCTCGCCGAACGCCTCACCGTCGACAACCCCGAGCTCCAGTACGCCAACCTCGCCGTCCGCGGCCGCCGCGCGGACGAAGTCCGGGCCGGGCAACTGGGGCCGGCTCTGGCGCTGCGTCCCGACCTGGCCACCGTGGTCGCCGGAGTCAACGACCTGCTCCGGCTCCGAGTCGAAACCGCCACGGTGGCCGCCCACCTGGACGCGATGTTCGCCGCGCTCACCGGCGCCGGAGCCCGCGTGGCGACCGTGACCTTCCCCGACCTCACCAGGATCATCCCCCTCGCCCGGCCGGTTCGTTCCCGCATCCTCGACATCAACGACCGGATCCGTGTCGCGGCCGACCGGCGCGGAGTCGCCGTCGCGGAGATCGCGCTCCACCCCTCCGTCGCCGACCGTCGCTTCTGGAGCGAGGACCGGTTGCACTGCAGCCCCCTGGGGCATCAACTGATCGCCGACGCGGTCGCGCACGCCCTGCAGGTGCCGGGCAGCGACGATTCCTGGAACGAACCTGCACCGCCGTTGCCCGTTCCCCCGTCGACGCGGTGGCGCGCCACCGCCGAACTACGGTGGGCAGCCACCTTTCTCGGCCCGTGGCTCGGCAGGCGCCTGCGCGGCCAGTCGTCCGGGGACCAGCGCACGGCCAAACACCCTCAACTGCACCGCATCGAAGACCGCAGAGCTTGA
- a CDS encoding amino acid ABC transporter ATP-binding protein codes for MSAPVLRISDVRKEFGAVTALAGVSLDVHEGETVVVIGPSGSGKSTLVRCAHQLEPIDGGAMYLDGVLLGHRRAPGGLRALNERRIAAQRRRMSMVFQQFNLFPQFTVLRNVTDAAIRVHRRDRSTVEREARELLARIGLAGREDHYPRQLSGGQQQRVAIARAVLVRPRIMLFDEPTSALDPELVDEVLAVLRDLAAAGTTMVVVTHEMAFAREVADRCVFMEAGRIVEEGPPDELFARPRTDRLRAFLSRHRSEKESAS; via the coding sequence GTGAGCGCCCCGGTGCTGCGGATCAGCGACGTCCGCAAGGAGTTCGGCGCGGTGACCGCGCTGGCCGGGGTCAGCCTGGACGTGCACGAGGGGGAGACGGTCGTCGTGATCGGGCCGTCGGGGTCGGGCAAGTCGACGCTCGTCCGCTGCGCCCACCAGCTGGAGCCGATCGACGGCGGGGCCATGTACCTCGACGGGGTGCTGCTGGGCCACCGGCGGGCGCCGGGCGGCCTGCGTGCGCTGAACGAGCGCCGGATCGCCGCCCAGCGGCGCCGGATGAGCATGGTCTTCCAGCAGTTCAACCTGTTCCCGCAGTTCACCGTGCTGCGCAACGTGACCGACGCCGCGATCCGCGTCCACCGGCGCGATCGGTCCACTGTGGAGCGGGAAGCCCGGGAACTGCTGGCGCGCATCGGCCTGGCCGGCCGCGAGGACCACTACCCGCGGCAGCTGTCGGGCGGGCAGCAGCAGCGGGTCGCCATCGCGCGGGCCGTGCTGGTGCGGCCGCGGATCATGCTGTTCGACGAACCCACCAGCGCCCTGGACCCGGAGCTGGTCGACGAGGTGCTGGCCGTGCTCCGCGACCTCGCCGCGGCCGGGACCACGATGGTCGTCGTCACCCACGAGATGGCCTTCGCCCGCGAGGTGGCCGACCGGTGCGTGTTCATGGAGGCGGGCCGGATCGTCGAAGAAGGCCCGCCGGACGAGCTGTTCGCCCGGCCGCGAACCGACCGGCTGCGGGCTTTCCTGTCCCGTCACCGGTCCGAAAAGGAGAGTGCTTCGTGA